One Bacillus sp. (in: firmicutes) DNA window includes the following coding sequences:
- a CDS encoding LD-carboxypeptidase, producing MEERLEDLYTMFQNDEVKAIITTIGGTCSHY from the coding sequence GTGGAAGAACGATTAGAAGACCTATATACGATGTTCCAAAATGACGAGGTGAAAGCGATCATTACTACTATTGGTGGAACATGTTCCCACTATTAG